The following coding sequences lie in one Lolium perenne isolate Kyuss_39 chromosome 2, Kyuss_2.0, whole genome shotgun sequence genomic window:
- the LOC127323394 gene encoding uncharacterized protein has protein sequence MAEHLASVQEETTTSVAASCPPSSTYRESIRSVTWPQWQIRSAGSSQSGQSGSTYSSISGASSSSAADFGAEELTEIARRMVSDGYTQRMVQAFTSKDGALQNWFVELDVDWVLEIRGGYGGSRRRLELLLQNSSASWRQELIDRWVRALTIIVVSTSKELVAGVHDTLAAARFGKASISAMLVVVAPILAVLKVENLQAVLHMYICVSSASRDLGATHVVTSEAQSIFNEICVLLEREESRLIETISNSLSKMRMTLICDDSWVMDILRGGGEVHRKIQFWVGCIVLMRKAHESMQKSSTQSHKAENLRRLIDGTIDYTKELLLRKSEFCSDPSLRYMFRLNNSYFVAHEVPEPSVSLDLGLGSGHHHRGLELTPECEQYMKSYFDVSWGHVLSCILQSDSPGQPKRRKKNSSLAKFQSEFHKTYQAQKFWKVPDPQLRSLMRETITKRVIPGYRDYLKEHPELEKQDSGGSNSPAVLEEMLGELFEG, from the coding sequence ATGGCAGAGCACCTTGCTTCCGTGCAAGAGGAAACCACCACCAGCGTCGCTGCTTCCTGCCCGCCGAGCAGCACCTACCGCGAGTCCATCCGGAGCGTCACCTGGCCCCAATGGCAGATCAGGTCGGCCGGCTCCTCCCAGTCCGGTCAGAGCGGATCCACCTACTCCAGCATCTCCGGCGCCTCGAGCTCTTCCGCAGCGGACTTCGGCGCCGAGGAGCTCACGGAGATCGCTCGCAGAATGGTGAGCGACGGCTACACCCAGCGCATGGTCCAAGCATTCACTTCCAAAGACGGTGCCCTGCAAAATTGGTTCGTCGAGCTCGACGTCGATTGGGTTCTCGAAATCCGCGGGGGCTATGGCGGCTCACGGAGGCGGCTCGAGCTCCTGCTCCAAAACTCGTCTGCGTCGTGGCGACAAGAATTAATCGACAGGTGGGTCCGGGCTCTCACCATAATTGTCGTCAGTACCAGCAAAGAGCTGGTCGCCGGCGTCCACGATACTCTCGCGGCCGCACGGTTTGGCAAAGCCAGCATCTCAGCAATGCTTGTCGTTGTCGCGCCAATCCTCGCCGTTCTCAAGGTGGAGAATCTACAAGCGGTGCTGCACATGTATATCTGTGTCTCCAGTGCATCACGTGACTTGGGTGCGACGCACGTGGTAACTTCGGAGGCCCAGAGCATTTTCAACGAGATATGCGTCTTGCTGGAGAGAGAAGAGAGCAGGTTAATTGAGACAATATCAAACAGTCTGTCGAAGATGAGGATGACACTCATCTGTGACGACTCCTGGGTCATGGACATTCTGCGAGGAGGAGGCGAGGTTCATAGGAAAATTCAGTTTTGGGTGGGCTGCATAGTGTTGATGAGGAAAGCGCATGAATCAATGCAGAAGAGTTCTACACAGAGCCACAAGGCAGAAAACCTCCGTCGACTGATAGATGGCACCATTGATTATACAAAGGAGCTGCTTCTGAGAAAATCAGAGTTCTGCAGCGATCCAAGCCTCAGGTACATGTTCCGGCTCAACAACTCTTATTTTGTAGCGCATGAGGTGCCTGAACCATCGGTATCGTTAGATCTTGGCCTGGGCTCTGGACACCACCACCGGGGACTTGAACTTACACCTGAATGTGAGCAGTACATGAAAAGCTATTTCGATGTTTCGTGGGGACATGTGTTGTCATGTATACTGCAATCAGATTCTCCAGGACAACCAAAAAGGCGGAAGAAAAACTCTTCGCTGGCCAAATTTCAGTCAGAGTTTCATAAAACGTACCAAGCTCAGaagttctggaaggttccggatcCTCAGCTCCGATCCTTAATGCGGGAAACTATCACCAAAAGAGTCATTCCAGGTTACCGCGACTACTTGAAGGAGCATCCGGAACTCGAGAAACAGGATAGCGGTGGAAGCAACAGTCCCGCGGTTTTGGAGGAGATGCTGGGGGAGTTGTTCGAAGGTTGA